Genomic segment of Natronoarchaeum philippinense:
AGAGACCGCGGAGAAATCGAGTGAGTCGAGCGACCGCGATCAGTCCAGGTCGATGTCGGCGGAGTCGTCGGCCTGATCGAACACGACTTCGAGGACGCCGTTGTTGTACGTCGCGCTGGCGGTGTGCTCGTCGACGCGGCTCGGCAGCGTGACCCGATCGTCGTAGGTGCGACGCTCGCTGGCGGCGCCGATCGTCAGCACCTTGCCGTCGCACTGCAGGTCGATGTCGTCTTTCTCGACGCCGGGAATGTCCGCGATCACGCGGACCTCCTCGTCGGTTTCGTGGACATCCACGTGCGTGTCAGTGCCGAAGCCGGCGTCGTCCTCGAAGCCGACATCGACGTTGCCTTGGCCGATAGCGTCGTTCATCATCCGCTCAATCTCCCGGAACAGATCGTCGAAGGGGTCGTCGCGGTCGTCGCGGTGCATGAACGTTGGTAGTCCCTACCGCGGCAAAAACCTTCTGTCGGCCCCGGAATTCGCCGCCGCCGTCGAATCGGCTCTCCGACGGTGACTGGGCCTCTCTCGGGCTGGATCAGCGATTCCGACCGCTCCCGTCGGCGGCGACGCCGGGTGCTTCGATACGGACGGCTTCGTCCGTGAGCCCCAGCGCGGCGTTCGTCCGGGCGACGCTCTCCTCGCGGTCGGCTAGGTCGAACATCGCCCGGAGCGCGTCGACGTTCTCGGGCACCACGTCGGCCTCTTGGTGGATCGCCTGAAAACAATAGAAGTCCCGTCCCTCGACGGTGATCGACTCCTCCCAGACACAGTTCTCCCAGATGTCTCCCCGCGGCCGTCCGGCGTCGCGGGCGTACTCGCGAAGCTCGCCGCAGCTCTCGATCCGCGAGCGTCGGGGGACGAGAAACACCCGCGATTCGGCGTCGAGCAGGTCCCGCACGTCGCGGACATCGGGCGCCGATTCGAGCGTGACGTTGACGCTGTGGACGTGCATCAGCGTCGCGGGCACCGTCAGCCCGAGCGTATCGATCGAGAGATCAGGGAAAACAGTCTGCACGTCCGGGCCGTGGTGAGAGGGAACTTCGACCGGGTTGGGAAGGATGTCGTTGATCGGTCCCCGTCCGGACTGGTCGGGGTCGCCGCCACGGCGCACCAGCGTCGCACGCGCCTTCTTGACGCCGTAGGTCTCCGAGAGCGGCGCGAGCAATCGTGAAAGCCCGGTCGTGTTACACGAGACGACTCGGACGTACTCGGCGTCCCGTGCGTCCTCGAAGTTCGACCGAGCGTTGAAACTCATCTCGGCCACGTCGGGGCTCTCGGCACCCTGAAACACCGCTGGCGTGTCGTGGGCTTCGTACAGCGATCGGTACTCGGCGCCAACGCCGCCGGGGGTCGCGTCGACGATCACGTCGCTGGCGTCGACGAGATCCTCGACGGTACCGGCGATGTCGAGGCCGGCCGCCCGAAACGCATCGACGGCGTCCTCGTCGGTCGCGTGCAGATCGTAGCCTGCAACACTGGCCCGCTCTGCGGCGAAGTCGGGGCCGGTCTTGGTTACGCCCTCGACGGTCATATCCGGTTGCGATCGCACCGCATCGGCGACGCGCTTGCCGATGGTACCGTAGCCGTTGACGCCCACGTGGAGCATGTGTGTGGGTGCGGTAGGCGCCGGGATAAATCTTCGTGTGGTTGATAGATCCTTACTCGAAATATAGTACCAAACGATAAATCAGTGCTATCGGTGTCTCAGGCACTGATTGACGCCGATAGACAAATTTTTTCGTTTGTTGATATTCGTGGTAGATGGCAGCATTCACCATGCCTCCCTGTACTGGCCGCTACCGCTGGATACATATCTATATTGATGTATTTCTCCGCCCGCTCCGTTTGTTTCTGCCCATTCCTCGTTTTTTGATGAATCGGGCGATCAGGCACCGTTTTGTAATTCTAAATTATTAATTGCAAGACGGATCTGACATCCGAATCGTCTTTAGGTAAATACTTTACTCGGAAGGTCGTATCCGACTCGTATGAGTGACTCCGCAGACGATACGCTCCGCGTAGGACTGAACGGGTTCGGTCGTATCGGGCGCAACGTGTTCCGCGCCTCCCTTGACGCCGAAGGCATCGAGGTCGTCGGCATCAACGACGTGATGGACGTCGACGATATGGCCTATCTCCTGAAGTACGACAGCGTCCACGGCCGCACCGAGGACGTCGAGATCGACGACGACGGCGACCTCGTCGTCGGCGATCGGACGGTCCCGATCCTCTCGGAGAAAGACCCCGCCGAACTGCCCTGGGACGATCTCGACGTCGATGTCGCCTTCGAGTGCACCGGCCTGTTCCGCAACTACGACGACGCGTACAAGCACGTCGAAGCCGGCGCCGAGAAGACCATCATCTCCGCGCCGCCGAAAGGCGAGAAGGAGGTCCTGACGATCGTCTACGGCGTCAACCACGACGAGTACGAGGGCCAAGACGTCGTCTCGAACGCCTCCTGTACCACGAACTCCGTCGCGCCCGTCGCCAAGGTGCTCGACGACGAGTTCGGCATCGAGTCGGGCGTCCTGACGACGACCCACGCCTACACCGGCACCCAGAGCCTCGTCGACGGCCCCAAGGCCAAGCGCCGCCGCGGCCGCGCCGCCGCCGAGAACATCGTCCCGACCTCGACGGGCGCCGCGCAGGCGACCACCGAGGTCCTGCCCCAGCTCGAAGGCAAACTCGACGGCATGGCGATGCGCGTGCCCGTTCCGGACGGCTCGATCACCGACCTTACGGTCGACCTCGAAGCCGACGCCTCCATCGAGGAGATCAACGCCGCGTTCGAGGACGCCGCCGAGGGCGACCTCGAAGGCGTCATGGGCTACACCGACGACGAGATCGTCTCGCGTGACGTGGTCGGCCAGCCCTACTCCTCGCTGATCGACGGCGACGCCACGATGAAAGTCGAGGACGGCCTCGTGAAGGTGCTCGCGTGGTACGACAACGAGTACGGCTTCTCGAACCGGATGCTCGACCTCGCGGCCTACGTCACCGAAGAGTCCGAACTCGAAGCCTCCGCCTGAGGCTCGGCCCCTCGAACCGATCGCGTACTCACTTTCGGCAGATTCCACCATTCATGTTCAACACCATCGACGACCTCGACTCCGAGCAGCGACTCCTGATGCGCGTCGACCTGAACGCGCCCGTCGACGACGGCGACGTGCAGGACAACCGCCGCTTTGCCCGCCACGCCGAGACGGTCGCGGAACTGACCGAGAACGACCACGCCGTCGCGCTGATGGCCCATCAGGGCCGTCCCGGCCGCGACACGTTCGTCACGCTCGAACAGCACGCCGACATCCTCGCCGACCATCTCGACCACCCCGTCGAGTACGTCCCCTCGACGTACGGCGAGGAGGCCCTCGACGCGACCGAGGACCTCGAATCCGGCGACGTGCTCATGCTGGAGAACGTCCGGATGACCGACGAGGAACTCGCCGACCTGACGCCCGAGGAACACGGCGAAACCGAGTTCGTCCAGACGCTGGCGCCGGAGTTCGACGCCTACGTCAACGACGGCTACTCGGTCGCCCACCGCGCCCACACCTCGATCGTCGGCTTCCCGCAGGTCATGGACAGCTACGCCGGCTCGGTGATGGAAGACGAGTACGAGTACAACACCTCCATCGAGCGCCGCGAGTTCGACGGCAAGGTGACGATGGCGCTCGGCGGCACGAAGGCCGAAGATGTCATCGCGGCGATGGAGAACTTAGACGAGAAGGTCGACCAGTTCCTGCTGGGCGGCATCGTCGGGCACCTGTTCCTCCGAGCGAAAGGCTACGAGATCGGCATCGACACGCCCGACGGCCCCGGCCTCTACGACGAGAGCTGGGAGGAAAATGAGGAGACGATCCGCGAGGTCATCGAGACCTACGGCGACCGCATCTCGCTGCCCGTCGATGTCGCCCGCGAGGGCGAGGACGGCGAACGGGTCACCGAGCGCGTCGAGAACGCCGACCACCCCGACGAGTACATGGACGTGGGCGAGGCCACCATCGACGAGTACCGACCGCACATCGAGGAGTCCGAGGCCGTCCTCGTCAAGGGCGCACTCGGCGTCTTCGAGATGGAGCAGTTCAGCTACGGCACCCGCGGCGTCCTCGAAGCCATCGCCGAGACCGACTGCTACGCGGTCGTCGGCGGCGGCGACACCTCCCGGGCCGTCGAGATGTACGACATCGGTGCCGAGCACTTCGATCACCTCTCGATCGCCGGCGGTGCGTACCTGCGCGCGCTGACGGGCGCGCCGCTGCCCGCCGTCGAGGCCTTGGAAGCCGCCGCCGAGCGGTAGACGTTCGCGGAGCCCCGTTCTCTCTTCCGGTTCGAGTGACCAGTACTACCAAGTAAATCGGAAGTGTAGTGTTCGACAATGCAGACGCGCGAAGACACCGATGTCGAGGACGTTGATCTTGGCGCCGTCACCGCGGCGGTCGATGGGTTTCCGGTGCGCGCTGCTGTCTTGTATGGGTCTGTGGCCCGCGGAGCCGCCACCGAACGAAGCGACATCGACCTCGCCGTCACGTTCGATCCCGATCTCTCTTCGAGCGCCAAAACGGAGGCTCGGCTTGGCCTGACCGAGCAGTTGTCGGTGGTCCTCGAAACTGACGCCGTCGATGTCGTTCCGCTCGAACGCGCGCCGCCGTCGCTCGTCACTGACGTGATCGACGAGGGAATCCTCGTGTACGGATCGGCGTCTTCGGTTACGAGTCTTCGTCCCGATTCGCCGTCCGACCGTGCCAGTGAGGACCCTCTCGAAGAGTTCGACGAGGTACTGACCGACATCGAGCGGGCCGTCTGAGATGGACTCCCGTACTGAGCGGCGTATTCTCCAGAAGGCCCAGTACGTGCGTGACGCCGTCGAAGTGCTCGCCGAGAAGCGAGATTCGCTAACACTGGCTGCGTACCGATCGAGCCGCTCCAATCGGACGATCGTCGAACGGGAGTTCGAGACCGCGATTCAGGCGTGTATCGACATCGCCAAGATGGTGCTTCGGACAGACGGCGCCGACGTACCGCCAACGAATGCGGCGGCCTTTCGACTCCTCGGTGACAGAGCTATCCTCGACGACGACACTGCCACGGGAATGGCACAGGCTGCTGGATTCCGAAATGTACTCGCACACCAGTATGGCGACGAGATCGACGACGAGGACTGTACAACGTCTTGCAATCCAAGCTTCCGTTGTTCCTCGAGTATCTGACTCAAATAAGGGATTATCTCGCCCGGTGAACGCTCTGGCCGGGGGCGTCTCGGTCCGAGGTGCACTGACGGGCGCGCCGCTGCCCGCCGTCGAGGCCCTGGAAGCCGCCGCCGAGCGATAGATCCGGAAGAGACGCCCCTGAACCCCAGACTGTAGCCGGATTCAAGTAGCTGGAAATCACTCTGTGGGTATGGACGCTTCGGGGGAACTCGCTGTTTTGTATGTCGATGCCGATCGTCGGCAGTCGGTGTCGACGCTTGCCGACGACGAACGCTTTGAGGTTTCGGCCACTGCCGATACAGCTGCGGCGACAGAGCGGATCGAAGCCAGAGCGGTCCACTGCGTCGTCACGTCGCCGTCGCTGGATGGCTGGCTGTCGTTCGCCGAACGGGCCTGTGAGAACGTTCCTGTCGTACTGGTTGGCGCCGAACCCGGTGACATCACCGAGGCGGGCGACGCCATCGCCGAGCACGTCAGAGCCGACGCCGTCGATCCGGTGGATGTACTCGCACGCCGGATCGAAAGTGCCGTCGTGCCGGCCACCCTGCCGGCCGGATCGAACGACCAGTTCTATCGGGACCTCGTCCACGAGGCGTCGGACGCCATTTTGGTCGTCGACGAGGCGAGCACGATCCGGTTCGTCAACGATACCGTCGAGGAGCTGTTCGGGTACGAGCCCGATCAACTCCGTGGCGAGCCCTTGACGACGCTAATCCCCCAGTCGCTGGAGGAGGACCACAACGAGGGGATGGACACGTACCTCGAAACGGGCGAGCGGACCATCGACTGGGATTACGTCGAGTTGCCGGGACGACACCGCGACGGCCGGGAGCTTACGCTCGCGATCTCGTTCGACGAGCACCGCAGAAACGGCGAGCGACTGTTCTCTGGAATCGTCCGGGACGTCACCGAGCGCAACGCCCGCGAGCGTCGGCTTCGGGAGTACAAGCGGCAGTTCGACGCCGTTTTCGGGGATCCGGACTCGTTTATCATTCTCCTCGACCCCGACGGGATTGTTCGGAAAGCGAACAAGGCCGCACTGGAGTTTGCCGGCACCGACTTCGCGCAGGTAAACGGCATGCCGTTCTGGAACACGGCTTGGTGGGACCATCCAAGCGCGCCCAGAGAGAAGCTCAAAGAGTGGATCGAGCGCGCCGCCGACGGCGAGTCGGTTCGCTACGAGTCCACACACCACGCCGCCGATGACGCGACGGTGACGATCGACGGGACGATCCGCCCCGTTACCAACGAAGATGGGCGCGTCGTCTCGCTGATCGCTCAGGGCAAGGACATTTCCGAACGCAATCGCATCCAACAGGAGCTACAGGCCAGCGAGCGATCGTTGCGGAAGCTCTACGAGATCACGTCCGATCCCGAGCTTACATTCGAGGAGAAGCTACGGCGCATCCTCGACGTGGGGCGCGAGCGTCTCGGCCTCTCGCTTGGCTTTATGACCCGGATCGAAGACGACACTCAGGAGATCGTGACGGTCGAGGGCGAGCACGAACTGCTGCGGGAGGGCGCCACCTCGCCGCTTTCGCAGGCCTACTGCGAAGCGACTGTCGAGTCAGACGAGGTTATTGGCGCCGCCGACGCCGCCGCGGCGGAGTGGGTCGACGGCGACACCTATGAGCGCTGGGGGCTGTCGTGTTATCTCGGCGGTAAGATCGAGGTTCACGGAGAGCTGTACGGCACGTTTTGCTTCGCCGACGACGCCACCCGCGAGAAACTCTTTTCGGACTCCGAGCGCACGTTCGTCGAGCTGCTCGCACAGTGGGCGAGTCAGGAACTCGAACGCAAGCGCCGGCAGGAACAACTCGAAGCCGCAAACGCGGAACTGGCGGCGACGAACCAACGGCTCGAACAGTTCGCCAGCGTCGTCAGCCACGATATCCGCAACCCCCTGACGGTCGCCATGGGCCACCTCGATGCCGCCCAAGAGCGTACCGACGACGAGCAACTCGACGAGGTCGAGCGGTCGCTTCGACGGATCGACAACCTGATCGACGACCTGCTGACGTTGGCCCGGCAGGGCGAGTCGGTCGGCGAGACCGAGACGGTTGCGCCCGACGCCGTTGCGCGGGACGCTTGGGAGACGGTCGATACTCCCGAGGCCGCGATCGAGGTTAGCGATCCGCCGACAGTGCAGGCCGACGAATCCCGACTGCGCCAACTGTTCGAGAACCTCTTTCGAAACGCGGTCGAACACGGCCCCGACGACGTGACCGTCCGGGTCGGTGGACTCGACGCTCGGCGGGGATTCTACGTCGAAGATGACGGGCCCGGAATCCCCGAGGGCGAGCGCGAGCAGGTGTTCGAGCAGGGCCACACGACCGCCCCCGACGGCACTGGCTTCGGCCTCGCCATCGTCGAACAGGTCGTCGACGCCCACGACTGGACAATCACACTCGGGGAGAGCGAGGCCGGCGGCGCGCGGTTCGAGATCGGCGTCGAGACGTCGGTCTGACTCCAGTCAGTCGTCGGCCGGCTGGAACCGGTCGCTGGACTGCGGGTCGATCACGAACTGCTCGACGCCGTCCTCGCTCCGAAGGCGAGCCAGCCAGCGCTTGAGATCGGCGCCAAACAGCGCGAGTCCCCGGACGACTCGTTGTCCGACTCCGCCGCCCGACAGCGGCGACCGCGGCGATCGAAGCGCGGCGATCAGCGTCCACATCGTGCAGGTGGCCGCGGCGCCAAGCGCCGAGAACGTCATCCCGAGGGTGAGGAAGGTCATCGAGTAGACGCCGCCGACGAGCATCGAGGGCAGGCTCGTGGCCAGTGGCACCCGCGCGCTGGTGTCCCGGATCGTCGGCGCTAAAAACAGCACCGACAGCGAACTACCGGCCATGAAGACGAAGTCCTGCCACATCACTCCCTGATCACTCCCGTTTCGAACTGAATGAGATCGTTCACACGCACCTATACCGGCGGTAGCTGGAAGTTTCGAGCGGCTATTTCGTTGGGGGCCGCCCCGTCTCGGGGGCTATTCTGATTCATATGCGAGAGCGAGACAGACTGTCACGCCGCCCGACTGCGTCGGGGTAATCTCGGGTTGTGCGCGCGACGCGATGACCGGTCGGCGAGCATCGACGGGCAGCGTGTGCGGACGAGCATCGCTCGACGCCGCCGATCGTCGAGCGGTGCTAGGCCTCACTTTCGAGCCAGTTCGGCGAGGATGGCCGAGCGTACTTCGGGAGAACGCCCACGGCGCCTGTGCAGCCGTCGGCGTCCTCGGCCGTTTTGCCGCCGTGGGGCAAAACCTAACCCGGTGCCCGCCATCGAATCGGGTATGGCAAACCTCCGCGACGCCGCCGAGACGGCGGTACGCCAGTGTCTCGATCTCTCGGCCGACGAGTCGTGCGTGATCGTCACCGACGACAAACGCGAGCCCATCGGCGAGGCGCTGTACGACGTGGCCAGCGAGATCGACGACGGCGCGACGATTCTCCGGTATCCCCCGGGCGACCAGCACGGCGAGGAGCCGCCCGCGCCGGTCGCCGCCGCGATGGCCGACGCCGACGCCTTTCTCGCACCGACGACGAAAAGCATCAGTCACACGCGCGCTCGGGGCGACGCCTGCGACGCCGGCGCCCGCGGCGCGACGCTGCCCGGCATCACCGAGAACGTGTTCACCGCCGGGTTGGACGCCGACTACGAGTCGATCGCCGCCGAGTCCGATCGGATGCTCGGCCTCGTCGACGACGCCGAGGAGATCCGGGTGACGACGCCGGCCGGCACCGACATCACCTTCGGCATCGGCGCCCGGGAGTGGCACACCGACACCGGGATGGTCCACGACGCGGGCGACTTCTCGAACCTGCCCGCCGGCGAGGTGTTCGTCAGTCCCGAGACGGCCGACGGCCGGTTCGTCGTCGACGGCACGATGCGACCCCACGGCCTGCTCGAGGACGGGCAGACGCTCAGTTTCGAGGTCGAGGACGGCTTCGTCACCGACATCTCCGACGACGAGATCCGCGAGCAGGTCGAGACCGCAGCCGAGGAAGTCGGTCGAGACGCGTACAACCTCGCGGAACTGGGCATCGGCACGAATCTCGCGGTCGAAGAACTCGTAGGATCGGTCCTGCTCGACGAGAAAGCCGGCGGGACGGTTCACATCGCCATCGGCGACGACGCCGGTATCGGCGGCGACACCGACGCTCCCTTGCATCTCGACGGCATCCTACGCGAGCCGACGGTCGAAGTCGACGGCGAGGAAATCGAACTGCCGACTGTCGGTCAGTAGCTTCGGCACCGTCCGGGACGCCGATGGGGCACCTGCGTCGGCGTCTCGAATCTATTCTTCGGGTGTCATCTCCCGATCTGCGTTGATTTTTTGTGCATCAAACGCGTATTCCTACCCGTATGGGATTCGGTAGCTACGACGAATCCGAACAGGAAAACCAAGATTTTGACGCTGATATCGACGGCGACAGCGTCGATTCGTCGGAAAACGACCACGACGGCGACGTAGAGTACGAGATCGACGCATCGAACGACGAACTTCTCGACCGGTTACAGGACATCAAAGAGGAGTGAAGCCCGGCACGCGGGCGCTCGGCGTCGCTGAATCGTACGACGGGTCGGACGAGGCGACCGACTCGACGCTCGCCGGCGCGGTCGTGCGCGCGGACCGCGTCGTCGACGGCGTCGGGTTCGAGCGCTGCACCGTCGGCGGCACGGACGCCACCGAGAGCGTCCGCGCACTGACCGACCGGCTCGCGCGCGAGGACGTTCGCTACGTTTTTCTTGCCGGCATCGCGCTGGCGTGGTACAACGTCGCCGATCTCCACGGCGTCTACGAGGTGGTCGAGCGACCGGTGCTGTCGGTGTCGTTCGAGGAGAGCACGGGACTGGATGACGCCATCGCCGCAGCGTTCGACGGCGCCGAGCGCGAGCGTCGGCTGGCGATCTACCGCGACCAGCCGCCGCGTCACCGCGTCGCCGTCGACGGCGACGACGTGTACGTCCGCTGGGTCGGCACCGACGAAGACACCGCTCGGCGGGTCGTACGCGAGTTCACGCCGGCGGGCGGTCGCCCCGAACCGCTCCGCGTAGCTCGGCTGGCCGCGCGGGCCGGCCACGAGTACCGGTGTGGCGACGGGTCGGGCCGGGAAACCCGAAAAGGGTAGTACCGCGAGCGCGCTCGACCGAGTATGGGCGAGATGGACGGGCTGTCGGTGACCGCCTGCGAGCGCTGTCCCGAACTCTGCGAGTCGCGCAGCCGCATCGTCAACGGCGTCGGACCCGACGACGCCGATCTCGTGTTCGTCGGCGAGGCGCCCGGCGCCACAGAAGACGAGCGCGGCGAGCCGTTCGTCGGCCGAAGCGGCGACGTGTTAGACGACGCGCTCCGGGACGCCGGACTCGCGCGGGCCGACATCCGCATCACCAACTGCGTGCGTTGTCGGCCGCCGGACAACCGCGACCCGACCGACGAGGAGCTCTCGAACTGTCGGGAGTATCTCGAACGGGAACTCGACTTGCTCGATCCCGAGGTGATCGTCACGCTTGGCAAAGTCCCCAGCGAACACCTGCTCGAACGCGATCTGGCGGTCACGAAGGTCGCCGGCAGCGTCGAGGAGACCCGGATCGCCGGGACGCCCCGTCGTGTGTTGGTCAGCGTCCACCCCGCCGCGACGCTGTACGATCCCGGCCAGCGCGAGACGTTCGCGGAGACCATCGCAACCGCTGCCGACCTCTCGGGCGTCGACACCGGCGACGGGCAGGCCCGCCTCGGGGACTTCTAGCCGACTTCGATCGCGTAGTCCGAGCGTATCCACGCGTCGCCGTCGTCGCGGTCGTAGACGACGACCGACCCGTCCTCGATCTCGAGCGCGCCGTACCGGGGCACGCCTCCGAACGTTCCGTCCTCGATCGCGTTTTCGTACCGATCCGATGAGAACATGCGTCAGTGCTAGCGCGTCGATGGGCATAAGCGCGCTACCAATCTGTCGTGGTTCTCCACGTGCTAGCTCGTCGCGCGGCCG
This window contains:
- a CDS encoding phosphoglycerate kinase — encoded protein: MFNTIDDLDSEQRLLMRVDLNAPVDDGDVQDNRRFARHAETVAELTENDHAVALMAHQGRPGRDTFVTLEQHADILADHLDHPVEYVPSTYGEEALDATEDLESGDVLMLENVRMTDEELADLTPEEHGETEFVQTLAPEFDAYVNDGYSVAHRAHTSIVGFPQVMDSYAGSVMEDEYEYNTSIERREFDGKVTMALGGTKAEDVIAAMENLDEKVDQFLLGGIVGHLFLRAKGYEIGIDTPDGPGLYDESWEENEETIREVIETYGDRISLPVDVAREGEDGERVTERVENADHPDEYMDVGEATIDEYRPHIEESEAVLVKGALGVFEMEQFSYGTRGVLEAIAETDCYAVVGGGDTSRAVEMYDIGAEHFDHLSIAGGAYLRALTGAPLPAVEALEAAAER
- a CDS encoding aminopeptidase, encoding MANLRDAAETAVRQCLDLSADESCVIVTDDKREPIGEALYDVASEIDDGATILRYPPGDQHGEEPPAPVAAAMADADAFLAPTTKSISHTRARGDACDAGARGATLPGITENVFTAGLDADYESIAAESDRMLGLVDDAEEIRVTTPAGTDITFGIGAREWHTDTGMVHDAGDFSNLPAGEVFVSPETADGRFVVDGTMRPHGLLEDGQTLSFEVEDGFVTDISDDEIREQVETAAEEVGRDAYNLAELGIGTNLAVEELVGSVLLDEKAGGTVHIAIGDDAGIGGDTDAPLHLDGILREPTVEVDGEEIELPTVGQ
- a CDS encoding uracil-DNA glycosylase; the encoded protein is MGEMDGLSVTACERCPELCESRSRIVNGVGPDDADLVFVGEAPGATEDERGEPFVGRSGDVLDDALRDAGLARADIRITNCVRCRPPDNRDPTDEELSNCREYLERELDLLDPEVIVTLGKVPSEHLLERDLAVTKVAGSVEETRIAGTPRRVLVSVHPAATLYDPGQRETFAETIATAADLSGVDTGDGQARLGDF
- the hepT gene encoding type VII toxin-antitoxin system HepT family RNase toxin; translation: MDSRTERRILQKAQYVRDAVEVLAEKRDSLTLAAYRSSRSNRTIVEREFETAIQACIDIAKMVLRTDGADVPPTNAAAFRLLGDRAILDDDTATGMAQAAGFRNVLAHQYGDEIDDEDCTTSCNPSFRCSSSI
- a CDS encoding PAS domain S-box protein yields the protein MDASGELAVLYVDADRRQSVSTLADDERFEVSATADTAAATERIEARAVHCVVTSPSLDGWLSFAERACENVPVVLVGAEPGDITEAGDAIAEHVRADAVDPVDVLARRIESAVVPATLPAGSNDQFYRDLVHEASDAILVVDEASTIRFVNDTVEELFGYEPDQLRGEPLTTLIPQSLEEDHNEGMDTYLETGERTIDWDYVELPGRHRDGRELTLAISFDEHRRNGERLFSGIVRDVTERNARERRLREYKRQFDAVFGDPDSFIILLDPDGIVRKANKAALEFAGTDFAQVNGMPFWNTAWWDHPSAPREKLKEWIERAADGESVRYESTHHAADDATVTIDGTIRPVTNEDGRVVSLIAQGKDISERNRIQQELQASERSLRKLYEITSDPELTFEEKLRRILDVGRERLGLSLGFMTRIEDDTQEIVTVEGEHELLREGATSPLSQAYCEATVESDEVIGAADAAAAEWVDGDTYERWGLSCYLGGKIEVHGELYGTFCFADDATREKLFSDSERTFVELLAQWASQELERKRRQEQLEAANAELAATNQRLEQFASVVSHDIRNPLTVAMGHLDAAQERTDDEQLDEVERSLRRIDNLIDDLLTLARQGESVGETETVAPDAVARDAWETVDTPEAAIEVSDPPTVQADESRLRQLFENLFRNAVEHGPDDVTVRVGGLDARRGFYVEDDGPGIPEGEREQVFEQGHTTAPDGTGFGLAIVEQVVDAHDWTITLGESEAGGARFEIGVETSV
- a CDS encoding Hsp20/alpha crystallin family protein produces the protein MHRDDRDDPFDDLFREIERMMNDAIGQGNVDVGFEDDAGFGTDTHVDVHETDEEVRVIADIPGVEKDDIDLQCDGKVLTIGAASERRTYDDRVTLPSRVDEHTASATYNNGVLEVVFDQADDSADIDLD
- the gap gene encoding type I glyceraldehyde-3-phosphate dehydrogenase, encoding MSDSADDTLRVGLNGFGRIGRNVFRASLDAEGIEVVGINDVMDVDDMAYLLKYDSVHGRTEDVEIDDDGDLVVGDRTVPILSEKDPAELPWDDLDVDVAFECTGLFRNYDDAYKHVEAGAEKTIISAPPKGEKEVLTIVYGVNHDEYEGQDVVSNASCTTNSVAPVAKVLDDEFGIESGVLTTTHAYTGTQSLVDGPKAKRRRGRAAAENIVPTSTGAAQATTEVLPQLEGKLDGMAMRVPVPDGSITDLTVDLEADASIEEINAAFEDAAEGDLEGVMGYTDDEIVSRDVVGQPYSSLIDGDATMKVEDGLVKVLAWYDNEYGFSNRMLDLAAYVTEESELEASA
- a CDS encoding endonuclease dU; protein product: MKPGTRALGVAESYDGSDEATDSTLAGAVVRADRVVDGVGFERCTVGGTDATESVRALTDRLAREDVRYVFLAGIALAWYNVADLHGVYEVVERPVLSVSFEESTGLDDAIAAAFDGAERERRLAIYRDQPPRHRVAVDGDDVYVRWVGTDEDTARRVVREFTPAGGRPEPLRVARLAARAGHEYRCGDGSGRETRKG
- a CDS encoding type II glyceraldehyde-3-phosphate dehydrogenase — encoded protein: MLHVGVNGYGTIGKRVADAVRSQPDMTVEGVTKTGPDFAAERASVAGYDLHATDEDAVDAFRAAGLDIAGTVEDLVDASDVIVDATPGGVGAEYRSLYEAHDTPAVFQGAESPDVAEMSFNARSNFEDARDAEYVRVVSCNTTGLSRLLAPLSETYGVKKARATLVRRGGDPDQSGRGPINDILPNPVEVPSHHGPDVQTVFPDLSIDTLGLTVPATLMHVHSVNVTLESAPDVRDVRDLLDAESRVFLVPRRSRIESCGELREYARDAGRPRGDIWENCVWEESITVEGRDFYCFQAIHQEADVVPENVDALRAMFDLADREESVARTNAALGLTDEAVRIEAPGVAADGSGRNR
- the mntA gene encoding type VII toxin-antitoxin system MntA family adenylyltransferase antitoxin, with the translated sequence MQTREDTDVEDVDLGAVTAAVDGFPVRAAVLYGSVARGAATERSDIDLAVTFDPDLSSSAKTEARLGLTEQLSVVLETDAVDVVPLERAPPSLVTDVIDEGILVYGSASSVTSLRPDSPSDRASEDPLEEFDEVLTDIERAV
- a CDS encoding DUF7331 family protein, translated to MFSSDRYENAIEDGTFGGVPRYGALEIEDGSVVVYDRDDGDAWIRSDYAIEVG
- a CDS encoding DUF5786 family protein — protein: MGFGSYDESEQENQDFDADIDGDSVDSSENDHDGDVEYEIDASNDELLDRLQDIKEE